In Luteimonas viscosa, the genomic window CGCCAGGGCGCGATGGGCAGCGCGATGCTGAACATGGCGATCAACGCCGCAGGCACGCAGAGCCCGCGCGGGCGCATCGCGGTCGGCGCCGGCTGGCAGGGTGGCGAAAGCGCGCTGTCGATCGGCTACGGCAAGCGCGTCGGCAGGACTGCGTCCTTCAGCCTGGGCGGCGCGTTCAGTGGCAGCGAGAAGTCCGCCGGCGTGGGCTTCGGCATCGACCTGTAAGGCGGGCGGCACGCACGATCCGGGCACAAAGAAAAACCCCGCCTCGCGGCGGGGTTCTTCGTCTTGCGGTGCAGCGGGTGAAGCCGGATCAGAAATCCATGCCACCCATGCCGCCCATGCCGCCACCACCGCCGCCGTGGGCGTGCGGCTCTTCCTTCTTCGGAAGCTCCGCCACCATCGCTTCGGTGGTGATCATCAGGCCGGCGATCGAGGCCGCGTTCTGCAGCGCCGAACGGGTGACCTTGGTCGGGTCGAGGATGCCGAACTCGATCATGTCGCCGTATTCGCCGGTCTGGGCGTTGTAGCCGTAGTTGCCCTTGCCGTCCTTGACCTTGTTGAGCACGACGCTGGGCTCTTCGCCGCAGTTGGTGACGATCTCGCGCAGCGGGGCTTCCATCGCACGCAGGGCGATCACGATGCCGTGGTTCTGGTCTTCGTTCGCGCCCTTGAGCTCGCCGATGGCCTGCAGCGCGCGCACCAGGGCCACGCCGCCGCCCGGGACCACGCCTTCTTCCACCGCCGCACGCGTGGCGTGCAGGGCGTCTTCGACGCGGGCCTTCTTTTCCTTCATCTCGATCTCGGTCGAGGCACCGACCTTGATCACCGCCACGCCGCCGGCCAGCTTGGCCACGCGCTCCTGCAGCTTCTCGCGGTCGTAGTCGGAGGAGGTCTCTTCGATCTGCGCCTTGATCTGCTTGATGCGCGACTCGATGGCGGAGGTGTCGCCAGCGCCGTCGATGATCGTGGTGTTCTCCTTCGAGACCTGGATCTTCTTGGCGCGGCCGAGGTCGGCGATGGTCGCCTTCTCGAGCTGCAGGCCGACTTCCTCGGAGATCACGGTGCCGCCGGTGAGCACGGCCATGTCTTCGAGCATCGCCTTGCGACGGTCGCCGAAGCCCGGGGCCTTGACGGCGCAGACCTTGACGATGCCGCGGATGGTGTTGACCACCAGGGTCGCCAGCGCCTCGCCCTCGACTTCCTCGGCGACGATCAGCAGCGGCTTGCCGGCCTTGGCCACGCCTT contains:
- the groL gene encoding chaperonin GroEL (60 kDa chaperone family; promotes refolding of misfolded polypeptides especially under stressful conditions; forms two stacked rings of heptamers to form a barrel-shaped 14mer; ends can be capped by GroES; misfolded proteins enter the barrel where they are refolded when GroES binds), with the translated sequence MAAKEIRFGEDARAKMVRGVNTLANAVKATLGPKGRNVVLEKSYGAPTITKDGVSVAKEIELSDKFENMGAQMVKEVASKTSDNAGDGTTTATVLAQALIREGSKAVAAGMNPMDLKRGIDHAVKAAVEELKKISKPTADDKAIAQVGTISANSDESIGNIIADAMKKVGKEGVITVEEGSGLDNELDVVEGMQFDRGYLSPYFINNQQSMSAELDDPFILLHDKKISNVRDLLPVLEGVAKAGKPLLIVAEEVEGEALATLVVNTIRGIVKVCAVKAPGFGDRRKAMLEDMAVLTGGTVISEEVGLQLEKATIADLGRAKKIQVSKENTTIIDGAGDTSAIESRIKQIKAQIEETSSDYDREKLQERVAKLAGGVAVIKVGASTEIEMKEKKARVEDALHATRAAVEEGVVPGGGVALVRALQAIGELKGANEDQNHGIVIALRAMEAPLREIVTNCGEEPSVVLNKVKDGKGNYGYNAQTGEYGDMIEFGILDPTKVTRSALQNAASIAGLMITTEAMVAELPKKEEPHAHGGGGGGMGGMGGMDF